The Populus alba chromosome 6, ASM523922v2, whole genome shotgun sequence genome contains a region encoding:
- the LOC118047948 gene encoding uncharacterized protein, whose product MASSSRLPPPKVPMELHAKNREKLLKSLRRHLTETSRPLHGFVFLQGGEEKTRYCTDHIELFRQESYFAYLFGVKEPGFYGAIDIATGKSILFAPRLPADYAVWLGEIKPLSCFQQQYMVSMVYYTDEIVGVLHELSNVSEKPLLFLLHGLNTDSNNFSKPAEFQGIEKFEKDLTTLHPILTECRVLKSDMELALIQFANDISSEAHVEVMRKTRVGMEEYQLESIFLHHTYMYGGCRHCSYTCICATGENSAVLHYGHAAAPNDKTLQNGDMALFDMGAEYHFYGSDITCSFPVNGKFTSDQSLIYNAVLDAHNAVISAMKPGVSWVDMHKLAEKVILESLKNGCIIVGNVDDMMIERLGAVFMPHGLGHFLGIDTHDPGGYLKGLEKLKVPGLKALRTIRELQEGMVITVEPGCYFIDALLAPAMESSNTAKFFDREAISRFKGFGGVRIESDVHVTAGGCHNMTKCPRQISEIEAVMAGSPWPLN is encoded by the exons ATGGCTTCTTCGTCTCGTCTCCCCCCCCCAAAAGTACCGATGGAGCTTCACGCCAAGAACCGTGAAAAGCTGTTAAAATCCCTCCGTCGACATCTCACCGAAACCTCTCGTCCTCTGCACGGCTTCGTCTTTCTTCAG GGAGGCGAGGAAAAAACTCGCTACTGCACTGATCACATCGAACTCTTCAG GCAGGAGAGTTATTTCGCTTATCTGTTTGGAGTAAAAGAGCCTGGTTTCTATGGCGCTATT GACATTGCAACAGGGAAATCTATTCTATTTGCTCCAAGATTACCAGCTGATTATGCGGTTTGGTTAGGAGAAATAAAGCCATTATCTTGCTTTCAG caaCAATACATGGTTAGCATGGTCTATTACACAGATGAGATTGTAGGAGTTTTACATGAGCTCAGCAATGTATCGGAAAAACCTTTACTCTTTCTCTTGCACGGACTTAACACTGACAGTAATAACTTCTCAAAACCAGCAGAGTTTCAG GGGATAGAAAAGTTTGAGAAGGATTTGACTACATTGCATCCCATTTTGACTGAATGCCGTGTTTTAAAGTCAGATATGGAGCTAGCACTTATTCAGTTTGCCAATGACATCAGCTCTGAAGCTCATGTTGAG GTTATGAGAAAAACTAGAGTTGGCATGGAAGAGTATCAATTGGAAAGCATATTTCTTCATCACACCTACATGTATGGCGGTTGTAGGCATTGTTCATACACATGTATATGTGCTACTGGAGAAAATAG TGCTGTTCTTCACTATGGGCATGCAGCAGCTCCTAATGACAAG ACCCTGCAAAATGGAGATATGGCATTGTTTGATATGGGAGCTGAATACCATTTCTATGGATCTGACATAACTTGTTCATTCCCT GTGAATGGCAAGTTTACAAGTGATCAATCCCTTATATACAAT GCTGTCCTTGATGCTCACAATGCTGTCATATCTGCGATGAAACCTGGAGTCAGCTGGGTAGATATGCATAA ATTAGCAGAGAAGGTGATTCTTGAGTCGCTGAAAAACGGGTGCATTATTGTTGG CAATGTAGATGACATGATGATCGAGCGATTAGGTGCTGTTTTCATGCCTCATGGTCTGGGGCATTTCCTTGGGATCGATACTCATGATCCTGGTGGCTACTTAAAG GGACTGGAGAAATTAAAAGTACCAGGATTGAAAGCTTTGCGCACTATTCGAGAGCTTCAAGAGGGAATG GTAATAACAGTGGAGCCTGGCTGCTACTTCATTGATGCTTTGTTGGCTCCGGCAATGGAGAGTTCAAATACTGCCAAGTTTTTCGATCGTGAAGCAATTAGCAGATTTAAAGGTTTTGGTGGGGTTCGAATTGAAAGTGACGTG CATGTCACTGCTGGTGGTTGTCACAACATGACCAAATGTCCTCGACAGATTTCGGAAATTGAAGCAGTGATGGCGGGATCACCATGGCCACTCAACTGA